In the genome of Nitrospira sp., the window CGAGCGGGATAGGGAAGACCGTCTTCAGTAGTTGATGGGAAGTCCTACCTAGTGCCTCTTGAGGTTCCCATCCATACAGCTTCTTGGCCCCTTCACTCCAGTATTGAATCGTACCGTCCGCATTACGCACAATCATCGCGCTGGTGGAGAGAACATCGTCATCCCTCGGCATATCAGGTTTTACAGCCGGTGGTTCCGCAACCGTTCCCCTCAAGCGACTATAGGTTCTATCTGCCACGAGTACAGAGCCGGGCAAGGTTAAATGAATGGTATCCCAAAAATAAAATATTCCATCCCTTGCGACTGCGCACCTCTCTTCAGAGCAGAACAACTGTGAGATATCGAGAAAATCAAAACCAAACTTAGCCGTTTCTTCTTGGAGAATAGTATTGACTGCCGTCAAACCATTTGCCCCTACCTTCAGATCCCCCGGTGCCTTCATCGAAAAATTCTCAAGCTTATGAACGTACCGACGAATATCGACGGAGAGCGACGCTGCTTGTGAATAGACGACGACGCGATGTCCCTTTAATCTCTCATATAATTCCTTTAGTTCCATTCGGAATTCTTTCTCGCCAACCCTTTTATATTCGGTCAACCAATCACTCGAGACAATAATAGCGTCCACGCTATTGCTTGGAACATATTCACTCACAAACCAGTCGTAGAATTCATTACACCGCCGGCTATTTCCACTGCGTACTGCCTGACATACGCCTGCCGTCAACTGAACTATTGCGTTTTCACCGACCATACTTAAAAGACCTGGATATAAATGAGCAGCGACACTGTCTCCATACAACACATATCGCTGAGAAAGCCCTGGCTCTTTCGAACTCGCTTGAACAAATGAACCTTCGGTCAGGTGACATTGATTCTGCAAAAGTGTTTCAAACGTCTGCCCTAAGCCAAAAAAACACGTCCTAAATCGATACAGTTTTTGCACATCCGAGGGTATTCCACTTTGAGAATCCGAATGGATGAGTTGCAAGCTGGCTGCGGAAACAGCGATGACCACCACGGAAGCAGACGCAAATCTCCACAGTACGTTTTTCGTAACGATATCGCCGCGACGAAACGGCGTCTCCACATACCGCCAGGTCAGATAGGCGAGCCCGAACGCCAGCACGACAAGACTCATCATCACGAGATCATTGGGCTCCGTCAAACTTCGATGGCGAGCGTACGACAACAACGGCTGATGCCATAGATAGGCGCTATAGCTGACAAGGCCCATACCAACGAACACTCTACTAACCAACAAGCGCCCGACCAATGTTCCGGGAAAAGCAAACACGATAATCAAAGCAGCGCCGACTGTCGGTATCAACGCTGAGAACCCTGGGAAAGGCGTCTCTTTACTAAAAGTCAGGCTCCCTAATGCGATCATCCCGAGCCCAACAAGGCTGAGTATTTGGTGGAG includes:
- a CDS encoding acyltransferase family protein; its protein translation is MHYRPEIDGLRAIAVIPVILFHAGFQLFSGGFVGVDIFFVISGYLITTIILADLEAGRFSILNFYERRARRILPALYLVMASCLPFAWLWLMPSDAKELSKSVMAGLVFVPNIFFWRQSDYFDTATELKPLLHTWSLGVEEQFYVLFPLVLMFAWQLGRKRIIVLLTIMALLSLALAEYAISRKPAATFFLLPTRAWELAMGSLIAFYLEGKERGQFPPVLHQILSLVGLGMIALGSLTFSKETPFPGFSALIPTVGAALIIVFAFPGTLVGRLLVSRVFVGMGLVSYSAYLWHQPLLSYARHRSLTEPNDLVMMSLVVLAFGLAYLTWRYVETPFRRGDIVTKNVLWRFASASVVVIAVSAASLQLIHSDSQSGIPSDVQKLYRFRTCFFGLGQTFETLLQNQCHLTEGSFVQASSKEPGLSQRYVLYGDSVAAHLYPGLLSMVGENAIVQLTAGVCQAVRSGNSRRCNEFYDWFVSEYVPSNSVDAIIVSSDWLTEYKRVGEKEFRMELKELYERLKGHRVVVYSQAASLSVDIRRYVHKLENFSMKAPGDLKVGANGLTAVNTILQEETAKFGFDFLDISQLFCSEERCAVARDGIFYFWDTIHLTLPGSVLVADRTYSRLRGTVAEPPAVKPDMPRDDDVLSTSAMIVRNADGTIQYWSEGAKKLYGWEPQEALGRTSHQLLKTVFPIPLEVIEEVIRVKGHWEGQLIHERRDGSKVTVVSYWDLQQHSRSHGRSATVVEINGLPSISGSGSFRKELLSLLPQPRCSNDPPLCETIS